The following proteins come from a genomic window of Pseudochaenichthys georgianus chromosome 17, fPseGeo1.2, whole genome shotgun sequence:
- the clcn2a gene encoding chloride channel protein 2a isoform X5 has translation MHGGLDSNMLLQYIAWVTYPVVLITFSAGFTQILAPQAVGSGIPEMKTILRGVVLKEYLTFKTFVAKVIGLTCALGSGMPLGKEGPFVHVASLCAALLSKVMAPLFGGSYMDTLSPPLTCDHTLDFCLFLQRTVCCASPTCTSITMIWIISWMSSRSRNQSEPSQRGIDLCRLCFYTNISWFHHSILGFSIMAPHIPSLIYVISLSVERYSIGFINGLRNTEMLSAACAVGVGCCFAAPIGGVLFSIEVTSTFFAVRNYWRGFFAATFSAFIFRVLAVWNKEEETITALFKTRFRLDFPFDLQELPAFAILGIACGFGGALFVYLNRLIVECMRKQKTINKFLLRNPSLPVRRLVYPAVVTLLISTLTFPPGLGQFMAGQLTQHESLVALFDNRTWCRQGVAEEFDYHHNGWKHPQVNVFITLVLFIVMKFWMSAVATTMPVPCGAFMPVFLIGAGFGRLVGEVMATMFPDGIHADGSVYPIVPGGYAVVGAAALSGAVTHTVSTAVIVFELTGQISHILPVMIAVILANAVAQSLQPSLYDSIIRIKKLPYLPELGMGHQEKYNIRVEDIMVRDVRYITLNSCYRDLQEMLLTGQLKTLALVESRESMILLGSIERLQLQSLLSVQLGHQQRLEYLRQLAQDNGTHDHLSSLTTDSTPSSPCSHSHINASTTTSARQAVRFLVSTQQISTEESASFSPVVSNTQLPLKSALKTVSAIGDTETPNSSQTLTCADHDKELMESPAGPAPPEQRQPKRVRISMADSTDTEDGMTPSDIAEWEEQQLDKPVDFKNCKIDPAPFQLVEQTSLHKTHTIFSLLGLDHAYVTSMGRLVGVVSLKELRKAIEGSVTVTGVKVRPPLASFRDSGNSSNVSEVTELHKLCLRHRGLSLPREPNRPDVQNQPDLAYKEIPVNFSDQTNLQFEASPGDASSQSSELVLQESPSFTEDQSEFTFDCSPSHTEESELACDYDLPTHTPEPDHTEQDPGSPSLNKDQSEPEGEVCPAHTKAQSE, from the exons ATGCATGGGGGACTGGACAGCAACATGCTTCTGCAGTACATCGCCTGGGTCACCTACCCTGTTGTGCTCATCACTTTCTCAGCGGGATTTACACAGATACTGGCCCCTCAGGCTGTGG GTTCAGGTATTCCTGAGATGAAGACCATACTGAGGGGTGTGGTCCTGAAGGAGTACCTGACGTTCAAGACGTTCGTGGCCAAAGTCATCGGCCTGACCTGTGCTCTTGGCAGTGGGATGCCTCTGGGAAAGGAG ggaCCCTTCGTTCATGTGGCCAGTCTGTGCGCCGCTCTCCTGAGCAAAGTCATGGCTCCTCTTTTCGGAGGGAGTTATATG GACACACTCTCACCTCCACTCACTTGCGACCATACCCTGGACTTCTGTCTATTTCTGCAGAGGACAGTGTGCTGTGCTTCTCCCACATGTACCAGCATCACCATGA TTTGGATAATAAGCTGGATGTCTTCCAGGAGCAGAAATCAAAG TGAACCATCACAGCGAGGCATCGATCTGTGCCGTCTTTGCTTCTATACAAACATCTCATGGTTTCATCACTCCATCCTGGGTTTTTCCATTATGGCCCCCCATATCCCATCACTCATATATGTAATCTCGTTGAGTGTGGAAAGATACAGCATTGGTTTTATA AACGGGCTGAGGAACACGGAGATGCTGTCGGCTGCCTGTGCAGTGGGAGTGGGCTGCTGCTTCGCTGCTCCGATTGGAG GGGTGCTGTTCAGCATTGAGGTCACTTCCACATTTTTTGCGGTGAGGAACTACTGGAGGGGCTTCTTTGCTGCCACCTTCAGCGCCTTCATATTCAGAGTGCTGGCAGTGTGGAACAAGGAGGAAG AGACCATCACTGCTCTCTTTAAGACTCGTTTCCGTCTTGACTTCCCGTTTGACCTTCAGGAGCTGCCGGCGTTCGCCATCCTTGG GATTGCCTGTGGTTTTGGTGGCGCTCTCTTTGTCTACCTGAACCGGCTGATTGTGGAGTGCATGAGGAAGCAGAAGACTATTAACAAGTTCTTGCTGAGGAA TCCCTCTCTCCCTGTCAGGCGCCTGGTGTATCCCGCCGTCGTCACCCTGCTAATCTCCACTCTCACGTTCCCTCCAGGCTTGGGGCAGTTCATGGCGGGACAG CTCACGCAGCACGAGTCTCTGGTCGCTCTGTTTGACAACCGCACGTGGTGCCGGCAGGGCGTGGCCGAGGAGTTTGATTACCACCACAACGGCTGGAAACATCCGCAGGTCAACGTCTTCATCACACTCGTCCTCTTCATCGTTATGAAG TTCTGGATGTCGGCTGTGGCCACCACCATGCCGGTTCCATGCGGGGCCTTCATGCCAGTGTTTCTTATCG GTGCAGGATTTGGCAGACTTGTTGGAGAGGTCATGGCAACCATGTTTCCTGATGGCATACATGCTGATGGCAGCGTGTATCCCATAGTTCCCGGCGGTTATGCTGTAGTTG GTGCTGCAGCGCTGTCTGGAGCGGTCACCCACACGGTGTCCACAGCGGTCATCGTGTTTGAGCTGACGGGTCAGATCTCTCACATCCTGCCTGTGATGATCGCTGTGATCCTGGCCAACGCCGTGGCCCAGTCGCTCCAACCATCGCTGTACGACTCCATCATCCGCATCAAGAAACTCCCTTATCTGCCTGAACTCGGCATGGGACATCAAGA GAAGTATAATATCCGTGTGGAGGACATTATGGTCAGGGATGTGCGTTACATCACTCTGAACTCTTGCTACCGGGACCTGCAGGAGATGCTGCTGACTGGTCAGCTCAAGACTCTGGCACTGGTTGAGTCCAGGG AGTCCATGATCCTGCTGGGCTCCATCGAGCGTCTGCAGCTCCAGTCGCTGCTCTCTGTTCAGCTGGGCCACCAGCAGAGGCTGGAGTACCTCCGCCAGCTGGCCCAGGACAACGGCACCCACGATCACCTGTCCAGCCTCACCACCGACAGCACGCccagctccccctgctcccacTCCCACATCAACGCCTCCACCACCACCAGCGCACGCCAAGCGGTCCGCTTCCTGGTGAGCACCCAACAG ATCTCCACAGAGGAGTCTGCCTCCTTCAGCCCGGTGGTTTCCAACACTCAGCTTCCTCTGAAATCTGCCTTGAAAACTGTGTCCGCCATCGGCGACACAGAGACGCCAAATA GTTCTCAGACCTTGACCTGTGCTGACCACGATAAGGAGCTAATGGAG AGCCCGGCTGGGCCGGCTCCTCCTGAACAAAGACAACCCAAACGAGTGCGGATCTCCATGGCG GACTCCACTGATACGGAAGATGGCATGACTCCATCAGAC ATAGCTGAGTGGGAGGAGCAGCAGCTCGACAAGCCGGTGGATTTCAAGAACTGCAAGATTGATCCCGCTCCCTTCCAGCTGGTAGAGCAAACATCTCTGCATAAG ACCCACACTATCTTCTCTCTGCTGGGCCTGGACCACGCCTACGTGACCAGCATGGGACGTCTGGTTGGAGTCGTCTCTCTCAAAGAG CTGCGTAAGGCCATCGAGGGCTCGGTGACGGTGACTGGAGTGAAGGTGCGCCCCCCACTGGCCAGTTTCCGTGACAGTGGGAACAGCTCGAATGTATCCGAGGTAACAGAACTACACAAGCTGTGCCTCCGCCACAGGGGGCTTTCGTTGCCACGGGAACCCAACCGTCCAGATGTGCAGAACCAGCCAGACCTTGCGTACAAAGAGATCCCCGTCAACTTCTCGGACCAAACGAACCTGCAGTTTGAGGCGAGCCCCGGAGACGCCTCGAGCCAGTCGTCAGAGCTGGTGCTGCAGGAGAGCCCCTCGTTCACCGAGGACCAATCAGAGTTCACTTTTGACTGCAGCCCCTCCCACACTGAGGAGTCGGAGCTGGCCTGTGACTATGACCTccccacacacactcctgagCCGGACCACACGGAGCAGGATCCGGGAAGCCCGTCTCTGAACAAGGACCAATCAGAACCTGAGGGAGAGGTTTGCCCCGCCCACACTAAGGCCCAATCAGAATGA
- the clcn2a gene encoding chloride channel protein 2a isoform X2, translating to MYGRYTQELGVYAKEEAARLRDGGVRDGGGLRRNTSVRSRAADLLEYEKDPCAKCHMCASRCQKFLISRVGEDWIFLILLGLLMALVSWVMDYAIAFCQQAQKWMHGGLDSNMLLQYIAWVTYPVVLITFSAGFTQILAPQAVGSGIPEMKTILRGVVLKEYLTFKTFVAKVIGLTCALGSGMPLGKEGPFVHVASLCAALLSKVMAPLFGGSYMDTLSPPLTCDHTLDFCLFLQRTVCCASPTCTSITMIWIISWMSSRSRNQSEPSQRGIDLCRLCFYTNISWFHHSILGFSIMAPHIPSLIYVISLSVERYSIGFINGLRNTEMLSAACAVGVGCCFAAPIGGVLFSIEVTSTFFAVRNYWRGFFAATFSAFIFRVLAVWNKEEETITALFKTRFRLDFPFDLQELPAFAILGIACGFGGALFVYLNRLIVECMRKQKTINKFLLRNPSLPVRRLVYPAVVTLLISTLTFPPGLGQFMAGQLTQHESLVALFDNRTWCRQGVAEEFDYHHNGWKHPQVNVFITLVLFIVMKFWMSAVATTMPVPCGAFMPVFLIGAGFGRLVGEVMATMFPDGIHADGSVYPIVPGGYAVVGAAALSGAVTHTVSTAVIVFELTGQISHILPVMIAVILANAVAQSLQPSLYDSIIRIKKLPYLPELGMGHQEKYNIRVEDIMVRDVRYITLNSCYRDLQEMLLTGQLKTLALVESRESMILLGSIERLQLQSLLSVQLGHQQRLEYLRQLAQDNGTHDHLSSLTTDSTPSSPCSHSHINASTTTSARQAVRFLVSTQQISTEESASFSPVVSNTQLPLKSALKTVSAIGDTETPNSSQTLTCADHDKELMESPAGPAPPEQRQPKRVRISMADSTDTEDGMTPSDIAEWEEQQLDKPVDFKNCKIDPAPFQLVEQTSLHKTHTIFSLLGLDHAYVTSMGRLVGVVSLKELRKAIEGSVTVTGVKVRPPLASFRDSGNSSNVSEVTELHKLCLRHRGLSLPREPNRPDVQNQPDLAYKEIPVNFSDQTNLQFEASPGDASSQSSELVLQESPSFTEDQSEFTFDCSPSHTEESELACDYDLPTHTPEPDHTEQDPGSPSLNKDQSEPEGEVCPAHTKAQSE from the exons cacaGAAGTGGATGCATGGGGGACTGGACAGCAACATGCTTCTGCAGTACATCGCCTGGGTCACCTACCCTGTTGTGCTCATCACTTTCTCAGCGGGATTTACACAGATACTGGCCCCTCAGGCTGTGG GTTCAGGTATTCCTGAGATGAAGACCATACTGAGGGGTGTGGTCCTGAAGGAGTACCTGACGTTCAAGACGTTCGTGGCCAAAGTCATCGGCCTGACCTGTGCTCTTGGCAGTGGGATGCCTCTGGGAAAGGAG ggaCCCTTCGTTCATGTGGCCAGTCTGTGCGCCGCTCTCCTGAGCAAAGTCATGGCTCCTCTTTTCGGAGGGAGTTATATG GACACACTCTCACCTCCACTCACTTGCGACCATACCCTGGACTTCTGTCTATTTCTGCAGAGGACAGTGTGCTGTGCTTCTCCCACATGTACCAGCATCACCATGA TTTGGATAATAAGCTGGATGTCTTCCAGGAGCAGAAATCAAAG TGAACCATCACAGCGAGGCATCGATCTGTGCCGTCTTTGCTTCTATACAAACATCTCATGGTTTCATCACTCCATCCTGGGTTTTTCCATTATGGCCCCCCATATCCCATCACTCATATATGTAATCTCGTTGAGTGTGGAAAGATACAGCATTGGTTTTATA AACGGGCTGAGGAACACGGAGATGCTGTCGGCTGCCTGTGCAGTGGGAGTGGGCTGCTGCTTCGCTGCTCCGATTGGAG GGGTGCTGTTCAGCATTGAGGTCACTTCCACATTTTTTGCGGTGAGGAACTACTGGAGGGGCTTCTTTGCTGCCACCTTCAGCGCCTTCATATTCAGAGTGCTGGCAGTGTGGAACAAGGAGGAAG AGACCATCACTGCTCTCTTTAAGACTCGTTTCCGTCTTGACTTCCCGTTTGACCTTCAGGAGCTGCCGGCGTTCGCCATCCTTGG GATTGCCTGTGGTTTTGGTGGCGCTCTCTTTGTCTACCTGAACCGGCTGATTGTGGAGTGCATGAGGAAGCAGAAGACTATTAACAAGTTCTTGCTGAGGAA TCCCTCTCTCCCTGTCAGGCGCCTGGTGTATCCCGCCGTCGTCACCCTGCTAATCTCCACTCTCACGTTCCCTCCAGGCTTGGGGCAGTTCATGGCGGGACAG CTCACGCAGCACGAGTCTCTGGTCGCTCTGTTTGACAACCGCACGTGGTGCCGGCAGGGCGTGGCCGAGGAGTTTGATTACCACCACAACGGCTGGAAACATCCGCAGGTCAACGTCTTCATCACACTCGTCCTCTTCATCGTTATGAAG TTCTGGATGTCGGCTGTGGCCACCACCATGCCGGTTCCATGCGGGGCCTTCATGCCAGTGTTTCTTATCG GTGCAGGATTTGGCAGACTTGTTGGAGAGGTCATGGCAACCATGTTTCCTGATGGCATACATGCTGATGGCAGCGTGTATCCCATAGTTCCCGGCGGTTATGCTGTAGTTG GTGCTGCAGCGCTGTCTGGAGCGGTCACCCACACGGTGTCCACAGCGGTCATCGTGTTTGAGCTGACGGGTCAGATCTCTCACATCCTGCCTGTGATGATCGCTGTGATCCTGGCCAACGCCGTGGCCCAGTCGCTCCAACCATCGCTGTACGACTCCATCATCCGCATCAAGAAACTCCCTTATCTGCCTGAACTCGGCATGGGACATCAAGA GAAGTATAATATCCGTGTGGAGGACATTATGGTCAGGGATGTGCGTTACATCACTCTGAACTCTTGCTACCGGGACCTGCAGGAGATGCTGCTGACTGGTCAGCTCAAGACTCTGGCACTGGTTGAGTCCAGGG AGTCCATGATCCTGCTGGGCTCCATCGAGCGTCTGCAGCTCCAGTCGCTGCTCTCTGTTCAGCTGGGCCACCAGCAGAGGCTGGAGTACCTCCGCCAGCTGGCCCAGGACAACGGCACCCACGATCACCTGTCCAGCCTCACCACCGACAGCACGCccagctccccctgctcccacTCCCACATCAACGCCTCCACCACCACCAGCGCACGCCAAGCGGTCCGCTTCCTGGTGAGCACCCAACAG ATCTCCACAGAGGAGTCTGCCTCCTTCAGCCCGGTGGTTTCCAACACTCAGCTTCCTCTGAAATCTGCCTTGAAAACTGTGTCCGCCATCGGCGACACAGAGACGCCAAATA GTTCTCAGACCTTGACCTGTGCTGACCACGATAAGGAGCTAATGGAG AGCCCGGCTGGGCCGGCTCCTCCTGAACAAAGACAACCCAAACGAGTGCGGATCTCCATGGCG GACTCCACTGATACGGAAGATGGCATGACTCCATCAGAC ATAGCTGAGTGGGAGGAGCAGCAGCTCGACAAGCCGGTGGATTTCAAGAACTGCAAGATTGATCCCGCTCCCTTCCAGCTGGTAGAGCAAACATCTCTGCATAAG ACCCACACTATCTTCTCTCTGCTGGGCCTGGACCACGCCTACGTGACCAGCATGGGACGTCTGGTTGGAGTCGTCTCTCTCAAAGAG CTGCGTAAGGCCATCGAGGGCTCGGTGACGGTGACTGGAGTGAAGGTGCGCCCCCCACTGGCCAGTTTCCGTGACAGTGGGAACAGCTCGAATGTATCCGAGGTAACAGAACTACACAAGCTGTGCCTCCGCCACAGGGGGCTTTCGTTGCCACGGGAACCCAACCGTCCAGATGTGCAGAACCAGCCAGACCTTGCGTACAAAGAGATCCCCGTCAACTTCTCGGACCAAACGAACCTGCAGTTTGAGGCGAGCCCCGGAGACGCCTCGAGCCAGTCGTCAGAGCTGGTGCTGCAGGAGAGCCCCTCGTTCACCGAGGACCAATCAGAGTTCACTTTTGACTGCAGCCCCTCCCACACTGAGGAGTCGGAGCTGGCCTGTGACTATGACCTccccacacacactcctgagCCGGACCACACGGAGCAGGATCCGGGAAGCCCGTCTCTGAACAAGGACCAATCAGAACCTGAGGGAGAGGTTTGCCCCGCCCACACTAAGGCCCAATCAGAATGA